One Brassica napus cultivar Da-Ae chromosome A5, Da-Ae, whole genome shotgun sequence DNA window includes the following coding sequences:
- the LOC125608827 gene encoding uncharacterized protein LOC125608827 produces the protein MADIDIGTAAGGDGGGGRREPLINRESKFTRCVSHAQDELQSFRKYLRWMCVDQSSPWTAVLSWSMFVVFTIVVPATSHFMLACADCDSHHSRPYDSVVQLSLSSLAALSFICLSRFVSKYGLRRFLFFDKLWDESETVRRGYTNQLNRSVKILSYFVTPCFLAMSSYKIWWYASGASQIPFLGNVILSDTVACVMELCSWLYRTTVIFLVCVLFRLICHLQILRLQDFAQVFQMDSDVGSILSEHLRIRRHLRIISHRYRTFILLSLILVTGSQFYSLLITTKAYAELNIYRAGELALCSMTLLTALLILLRSASKITHKAQAVTCLAAKWHVCATIESFETVDGETPRLVDRSSGHGYYATDVDAGDLDDSEDYGDEEDDFDNNDLIPAYAYSTISFQKRQALVNYFENNKAGITVFGFTLDRSTLHTIFGIEMSLVLWLLGKTIGIS, from the exons ATGGCTGACATCGACATCGGAACAGCAGCAGGAGGcgacggaggaggaggaagacgagAGCCGTTGATCAACCGTGAAAGCAAGTTCACGCGCTGCGTCTCACACGCGCAAGACGAGCTCCAGAGTTTCCGGAAGTATCTGAGATGGATGTGCGTGGATCAGTCCAGCCCCTGGACGGCGGTTCTCTCTTGGTCCATGTTCGTCGTTTTCACGATCGTGGTTCCCGCCACGTCTCACTTCATGCTCGCTTGCGCTGACTGCGACAGTCATCACTCGAGGCCGTACGATTCCGTAGTTCAGCTTTCTCTAAGCAGCCTCGCTGCTCTTTCTTTCATCTGTCTCTCGAGATTCGTCAGCAAGTATGGTCTCCGACGGTTCCTCTTCTTCGATAAGCTTTGGGACGAGAGCGAGACTGTTCGAAGAGGATACACCAATCAGCTCAac AGATCGGTTAAGATTCTCTCCTATTTCGTCACACCTTGTTTCTTAGCGATGAGTTCATACAAGATCTGGTGGTACGCTTCAGGAGCTTCTCAGATTCCTTTCCTCGGTAACGTTATCTTGAGTGATACGGTCGCTTGTGTTATGGAGCTCTGTTCATGGCTTTACCGTACTACCGTGATCTTCTTGGTTTGTGTCCTGTTCCGTCTCATTTGTCATCTTCAGATCCTTAGGCTCCAAGACTTCGCTCAAGTCTTTCAGATGGATTCGGACGTTGGTTCAATCTTGTCTGAACATCTCCGCATCAGACGTCACCTGAGGATCATAAGCCATCGATACAGAACCTtcatattgttgtctttgattctTGTCACTGGAAGCCAGTTTTACTCTCTGCTTATCACCACTAAGGCGTATGCTGAATTGAATATCTACCGAGCTGGAGAACTCGCA CTATGTTCAATGACGCTACTCACTGCGCTGCTCATTCTACTACGAAGTGCTTCAAAAATCACACACAAGGCTCAGGCAGTGACTTGCCTTGCAGCCAAGTGGCATGTCTGCGCGACAATAGAGTCCTTTGAGACAGTTGATGGAGAGACACCAAGGTTAGTTGATAGATCAAGCGGACACGGGTACTATGCAACAGATGTTGATGCTGGAGATTTAGACGACAGTGAGGATTATggagacgaagaagatgattttGATAACAATGATCTCATCCCTGCTTATGCTTATAGCACCATATCATTCCAAAAACGACAAGCTCTTG TGAATTACTTTGAGAATAATAAAGCAGGAATCACAGTGTTTGGGTTTACACTTGATAGAAGTACTCTTCATACGATATTTGGGATTGAAATGTCACTTGTTCTCTGGCTTTTGGGTAAGACCATTGGGATCTCTTGA
- the LOC125608829 gene encoding EH domain-containing protein 1-like isoform X2, with amino-acid sequence MEIDSVAAGSCSKENQIIYKDWFEFADSDGDGRITGSDAIKFFSMSNLPRPELKQVWAIADAKRQGYLGFKEFIVAMQLVSLAQTGHEISHEVLHSDAVDFKNMNPPVMDGLIVLMAKKKKHSPKSSDPNGSPAADASLTAHWFSSKSSKKISLSSVTSIIDGLKRLYIQKLKPLEVAYQFNDFVSPLLTNSDFDAKPMVMLLGQYSTGKTTFIKHMLKSSYPGAHIGPEPTTDRFVVVMSGPDERSIPGNTVAVQADMPFSGLTSFGTAFLSKFECSQMPHPLLEHITFVDTPGVLSGEKQRTQRAYEFTGVTSWFASKCDLILLLFDPHKLDVSDEFKRVISSLRGHDDKIRVVLNKADQVDTQQLMRVYGALMWSLGKVLNTPEVARVYIGSFSDKPINEASTGPIGRELFEMEQEDLLSDLKNIPKKACDRRINEFVKRARAAKIHAYIISHLKKEMPAIMGKAKAQQKLMDNLEDVFGKVQREHHLPKGDFPNVDQFREVLSGYNFDKFEKLKPKNVADC; translated from the exons ATGGAGATCGATTCCGTCGCAGCTGGCTCTTGCTCCAAGGAGAATCAAATTATCTACAAGGACTGGTTCGAATTCGCCGATTCAG ACGGAGATGGACGCATTACTGGTAGCGATGCGATCAAGTTCTTCTCCATGTCGAATCTGCCTCGACCTGAGTTGAAGCAG GTCTGGGCGATTGCAGATGCAAAGAGACAAGGCTATCTTGGATTCAAAGAGTTTATCGTTGCTATGCAG CTTGTTTCTTTGGCTCAAACTGGTCATGAGATATCGCATGAAGTTCTTCATAGTGACG CAgttgatttcaaaaatatgaatccTCCTGTTATGGATGGTCTCATCGTATTAATGGCG aagaagaagaaacattcaCCAAAGTCGAGTGATCCGAATG GTAGTCCGGCTGCAGATGCATCACTTACAGCTCATTGGTTCTCTTCCAAATCTTCAAAAAag ATTTCTCTGTCCTCCGTAACATCTATAATCGATGGCCTGAAGAGGTTGTACATTCAGAAGCTGAAGCCACTTGAAGTTGCTTATCAGTTTAACGATTTTGTATCTCCTTTGTTG ACGAACAGTGATTTCGACGCCAAACCTATGGTAATGCTTCTGGGTCAGTACTCCACAGGGAAAACAACTTTCATTAAGCATATGCTTAAATCTAGTTATCCAG GAGCTCATATTGGACCAGAACCAACTACTGACAGATTTGTTGTCGTCATG TCTGGACCTGATGAAAGAAGTATCCCGGGGAACACAGTAGCGGTTCAAGCAGATATGCCATTCAGTGGTCTTACAAGTTTTGGGACTGCCTTTTTGTCGAAGTTTGAATGTTCTCAGATGCCTCACCCT CTGCTGGAGCACATAACATTTGTCGATACTCCTGGAGTTTTATCAGGGGAGAAGCAACGGACTCAACGAGCATATGAATTCACAGGTGTTACATCATGGTTTGCCTCGAAGTGCGATCTCATCCTCCTCCTGTTCGATCCACACAAGCTGGATGTAAGCGATGAGTTCAAGCGGGTTATTTCATCTTTACGTGGTCATGATGACAAGATCCGCGTTGTTCTGAATAAGGCTGACCAAGTGGACACTCAGCAG CTAATGAGGGTGTATGGAGCTCTCATGTGGTCACTTGGAAAAGTTCTCAATACTCCTGAGGTTGCCCGTGTCTACATTGG ATCGTTCAGTGATAAACCCATTAACGAAGCTTCAACTGGTCCAATTGGGAGAGAATTGTTTGAAATGGAGCAAGAAGATCTTCTCTCTGATCTGAAAAACATTCCAAAGAAAGCTTGTGATCGGCGA ATAAATGAGTTTGTGAAACGGGCAAGAGCTGCAAAGATACATGCGTACATCATCAGCCATTTGAAGAAAGAGATGCCAGCCATAATGGGAAAAGCCAAAGCTCAACAAAAACTGATGGATAACTTGGAAGACGTCTTTGGAAAG GTACAAAGAGAGCATCATTTACCAAAAGGAGATTTCCCAAACGTGGACCAGTTTAGGGAGGTGCTAAGTGGTTACAACTTCGACAAGTTTGAGAAGCTAAAGCCTAAAAATGTTGCAGACTGTTGA
- the LOC125608829 gene encoding EH domain-containing protein 1-like isoform X1, whose amino-acid sequence MEIDSVAAGSCSKENQIIYKDWFEFADSDGDGRITGSDAIKFFSMSNLPRPELKQVWAIADAKRQGYLGFKEFIVAMQLVSLAQTGHEISHEVLHSDVDFKNMNPPVMDGLIVLMAVSIWACIFHFMSFKFEYMLLTTVHLTTQKKKKHSPKSSDPNGSPAADASLTAHWFSSKSSKKISLSSVTSIIDGLKRLYIQKLKPLEVAYQFNDFVSPLLTNSDFDAKPMVMLLGQYSTGKTTFIKHMLKSSYPGAHIGPEPTTDRFVVVMSGPDERSIPGNTVAVQADMPFSGLTSFGTAFLSKFECSQMPHPLLEHITFVDTPGVLSGEKQRTQRAYEFTGVTSWFASKCDLILLLFDPHKLDVSDEFKRVISSLRGHDDKIRVVLNKADQVDTQQLMRVYGALMWSLGKVLNTPEVARVYIGSFSDKPINEASTGPIGRELFEMEQEDLLSDLKNIPKKACDRRINEFVKRARAAKIHAYIISHLKKEMPAIMGKAKAQQKLMDNLEDVFGKVQREHHLPKGDFPNVDQFREVLSGYNFDKFEKLKPKNVADC is encoded by the exons ATGGAGATCGATTCCGTCGCAGCTGGCTCTTGCTCCAAGGAGAATCAAATTATCTACAAGGACTGGTTCGAATTCGCCGATTCAG ACGGAGATGGACGCATTACTGGTAGCGATGCGATCAAGTTCTTCTCCATGTCGAATCTGCCTCGACCTGAGTTGAAGCAG GTCTGGGCGATTGCAGATGCAAAGAGACAAGGCTATCTTGGATTCAAAGAGTTTATCGTTGCTATGCAG CTTGTTTCTTTGGCTCAAACTGGTCATGAGATATCGCATGAAGTTCTTCATAGTGACG ttgatttcaaaaatatgaatccTCCTGTTATGGATGGTCTCATCGTATTAATGGCGGTTAGTATTTGGGCCTGCATTTTCCATTTCATGTCTTTTAAGTTTGAATATATGTTACTTACGACTGTGCATTTAACGacgcagaagaagaagaaacattcaCCAAAGTCGAGTGATCCGAATG GTAGTCCGGCTGCAGATGCATCACTTACAGCTCATTGGTTCTCTTCCAAATCTTCAAAAAag ATTTCTCTGTCCTCCGTAACATCTATAATCGATGGCCTGAAGAGGTTGTACATTCAGAAGCTGAAGCCACTTGAAGTTGCTTATCAGTTTAACGATTTTGTATCTCCTTTGTTG ACGAACAGTGATTTCGACGCCAAACCTATGGTAATGCTTCTGGGTCAGTACTCCACAGGGAAAACAACTTTCATTAAGCATATGCTTAAATCTAGTTATCCAG GAGCTCATATTGGACCAGAACCAACTACTGACAGATTTGTTGTCGTCATG TCTGGACCTGATGAAAGAAGTATCCCGGGGAACACAGTAGCGGTTCAAGCAGATATGCCATTCAGTGGTCTTACAAGTTTTGGGACTGCCTTTTTGTCGAAGTTTGAATGTTCTCAGATGCCTCACCCT CTGCTGGAGCACATAACATTTGTCGATACTCCTGGAGTTTTATCAGGGGAGAAGCAACGGACTCAACGAGCATATGAATTCACAGGTGTTACATCATGGTTTGCCTCGAAGTGCGATCTCATCCTCCTCCTGTTCGATCCACACAAGCTGGATGTAAGCGATGAGTTCAAGCGGGTTATTTCATCTTTACGTGGTCATGATGACAAGATCCGCGTTGTTCTGAATAAGGCTGACCAAGTGGACACTCAGCAG CTAATGAGGGTGTATGGAGCTCTCATGTGGTCACTTGGAAAAGTTCTCAATACTCCTGAGGTTGCCCGTGTCTACATTGG ATCGTTCAGTGATAAACCCATTAACGAAGCTTCAACTGGTCCAATTGGGAGAGAATTGTTTGAAATGGAGCAAGAAGATCTTCTCTCTGATCTGAAAAACATTCCAAAGAAAGCTTGTGATCGGCGA ATAAATGAGTTTGTGAAACGGGCAAGAGCTGCAAAGATACATGCGTACATCATCAGCCATTTGAAGAAAGAGATGCCAGCCATAATGGGAAAAGCCAAAGCTCAACAAAAACTGATGGATAACTTGGAAGACGTCTTTGGAAAG GTACAAAGAGAGCATCATTTACCAAAAGGAGATTTCCCAAACGTGGACCAGTTTAGGGAGGTGCTAAGTGGTTACAACTTCGACAAGTTTGAGAAGCTAAAGCCTAAAAATGTTGCAGACTGTTGA
- the LOC125608829 gene encoding EH domain-containing protein 1-like isoform X3 — protein MEIDSVAAGSCSKENQIIYKDWFEFADSDGDGRITGSDAIKFFSMSNLPRPELKQVWAIADAKRQGYLGFKEFIVAMQLVSLAQTGHEISHEVLHSDVDFKNMNPPVMDGLIVLMAKKKKHSPKSSDPNGSPAADASLTAHWFSSKSSKKISLSSVTSIIDGLKRLYIQKLKPLEVAYQFNDFVSPLLTNSDFDAKPMVMLLGQYSTGKTTFIKHMLKSSYPGAHIGPEPTTDRFVVVMSGPDERSIPGNTVAVQADMPFSGLTSFGTAFLSKFECSQMPHPLLEHITFVDTPGVLSGEKQRTQRAYEFTGVTSWFASKCDLILLLFDPHKLDVSDEFKRVISSLRGHDDKIRVVLNKADQVDTQQLMRVYGALMWSLGKVLNTPEVARVYIGSFSDKPINEASTGPIGRELFEMEQEDLLSDLKNIPKKACDRRINEFVKRARAAKIHAYIISHLKKEMPAIMGKAKAQQKLMDNLEDVFGKVQREHHLPKGDFPNVDQFREVLSGYNFDKFEKLKPKNVADC, from the exons ATGGAGATCGATTCCGTCGCAGCTGGCTCTTGCTCCAAGGAGAATCAAATTATCTACAAGGACTGGTTCGAATTCGCCGATTCAG ACGGAGATGGACGCATTACTGGTAGCGATGCGATCAAGTTCTTCTCCATGTCGAATCTGCCTCGACCTGAGTTGAAGCAG GTCTGGGCGATTGCAGATGCAAAGAGACAAGGCTATCTTGGATTCAAAGAGTTTATCGTTGCTATGCAG CTTGTTTCTTTGGCTCAAACTGGTCATGAGATATCGCATGAAGTTCTTCATAGTGACG ttgatttcaaaaatatgaatccTCCTGTTATGGATGGTCTCATCGTATTAATGGCG aagaagaagaaacattcaCCAAAGTCGAGTGATCCGAATG GTAGTCCGGCTGCAGATGCATCACTTACAGCTCATTGGTTCTCTTCCAAATCTTCAAAAAag ATTTCTCTGTCCTCCGTAACATCTATAATCGATGGCCTGAAGAGGTTGTACATTCAGAAGCTGAAGCCACTTGAAGTTGCTTATCAGTTTAACGATTTTGTATCTCCTTTGTTG ACGAACAGTGATTTCGACGCCAAACCTATGGTAATGCTTCTGGGTCAGTACTCCACAGGGAAAACAACTTTCATTAAGCATATGCTTAAATCTAGTTATCCAG GAGCTCATATTGGACCAGAACCAACTACTGACAGATTTGTTGTCGTCATG TCTGGACCTGATGAAAGAAGTATCCCGGGGAACACAGTAGCGGTTCAAGCAGATATGCCATTCAGTGGTCTTACAAGTTTTGGGACTGCCTTTTTGTCGAAGTTTGAATGTTCTCAGATGCCTCACCCT CTGCTGGAGCACATAACATTTGTCGATACTCCTGGAGTTTTATCAGGGGAGAAGCAACGGACTCAACGAGCATATGAATTCACAGGTGTTACATCATGGTTTGCCTCGAAGTGCGATCTCATCCTCCTCCTGTTCGATCCACACAAGCTGGATGTAAGCGATGAGTTCAAGCGGGTTATTTCATCTTTACGTGGTCATGATGACAAGATCCGCGTTGTTCTGAATAAGGCTGACCAAGTGGACACTCAGCAG CTAATGAGGGTGTATGGAGCTCTCATGTGGTCACTTGGAAAAGTTCTCAATACTCCTGAGGTTGCCCGTGTCTACATTGG ATCGTTCAGTGATAAACCCATTAACGAAGCTTCAACTGGTCCAATTGGGAGAGAATTGTTTGAAATGGAGCAAGAAGATCTTCTCTCTGATCTGAAAAACATTCCAAAGAAAGCTTGTGATCGGCGA ATAAATGAGTTTGTGAAACGGGCAAGAGCTGCAAAGATACATGCGTACATCATCAGCCATTTGAAGAAAGAGATGCCAGCCATAATGGGAAAAGCCAAAGCTCAACAAAAACTGATGGATAACTTGGAAGACGTCTTTGGAAAG GTACAAAGAGAGCATCATTTACCAAAAGGAGATTTCCCAAACGTGGACCAGTTTAGGGAGGTGCTAAGTGGTTACAACTTCGACAAGTTTGAGAAGCTAAAGCCTAAAAATGTTGCAGACTGTTGA